In the genome of Fusarium poae strain DAOMC 252244 chromosome 1, whole genome shotgun sequence, the window GTTGCCGGCATGAAAGACCGTGACCGCCGAGATCGAGCAGCTACTCGTGGGGATACCTGGCAAGGAAGGCGAGGCGACCGCGATTTCGACAACCGaggtcgaggaggaggactCAGAAGGGGTGGTCGCAGATCACGATCGCCAGGCCCACGCTTTAGAGACTCCAGAGATTCATACGGGCGTGATAGTTACGTTCCTCGAGGCAGACGAGGCGGTGGTCGGGCTGACCATAGCCGACGGAAGTCCCCTGCGCGTTCTCGTTCAGCATCAGCGTCATCCCGATCGAGCTCCCGGAGTCGCAGCGCATCACGCGACTCTGATAAATCAAACCGGCGATCGAAGGCCATATCTCCGGGAGGAAGGGGAGATAGACGAAAGAGATCAAGGTCACCCAGAGGCGACTCGTACCGGGGCCGTGCAAACAGACGAAACGACAGGGGTCGCCCGAATCGACCGTCACGATCCGTATCGTCAGAACGGGATTCTCCTGTACCAAAACGCCGACGATActcatcatcaagaagtcGCTCAGTATCTCGCCGCAGAAGGTCTTCGAGAAGTGCCTCCTCACGATCTGACTCTCGCAGCAGGAGTCGAAGTCGTAGTTACAGTCGCAGCCGCAGCCGCAGTCGCTCAAGCAGTGTGTCTCCAGACCGCAAGTCCAAGAGAGGTCTAAGGCATGGAAGGGGCGGACAGCGGCCTTCGAGGAGAAGAGAGTCGCCCGAAGGCCGTCGACGAAATAgttcttcagcttcttcacgATCCAGGATTCGAGACAAGTCAGCTGATGTTTCTGAAGATGAATCTCGTGCCCCACCAACCAAACCCGAGGCAGAGGTGGTTACCGAATGAAGTATTTGAGGTTAGTCCTAAGCACAAGTCCGTTGAGGTGACCGGCACTGACTTTTGGTTCATCAAGACCCAAGCTATACTCAGTTCTTGCGGTCCTTATCgatgaagaaggatgagAATGATCACGATCATTTTGTTTTTGGGAAACCGAAGCTAACAATTTCCAAAGCCCTTCATTTTGGTGTTACAACAGCTTTGTAATCACATCAATTACATTATTTGCTATTGACGGCGTTGGAAACTGgggtaatatataaaaccGTAGGTCAGATATAGGGTAATAAAATTATACATATTGATCGATACTTTACCATGGTGACGTCTGCTCGTTTATCTACCTAGATGCTTTGTCCAGCTCAACTCATGCGTGTTACTTAGTCGACATGGTCGTGTCGGTGACACGTCCCTGGTAAGTATAGGCTTGTCGAACTAACACAAGCTGCAGATTTTTTTTTACCATTTTCCATATCTTACATTCAGCGGCCAGCTTCTCGATATTTCCATTACCAAAACCAACCTCTCCCGGACTTGATAGAGGATGTCAGCGTCACCCCCTGCATCGAACTCCGCTACAATGGTTGATAACAACCATCAGTCTTCCGTAAGGTTCTTGTCTCGTGTTCAAGGTTGTCCTATTTTCGTTGCCTTGGTCTCCGATTTTTGAGGTATAGGTTATCGTTTTCAGATATCCACCAGTGTGCCCCCAGCTCTGGGGGTAATAGCCTTTCTTCATTACCTAGGTAAAGACTTTCACAGCGCACTGGGTGATTCTCCAATAAGATACCAGCCAATATACTGGGCGTCTACCCTTCTACCCTTTTAGTTCACACGCGCCTACTAAGGGGTGAAGCTTTGAGAGATTTGGGAGGGGAAATAGGGTCCTTCATTTTGAGTCATTATCACATGAAACTGTGGAACTACATACCTAGTAAAGTGTATCTTGTCATAAGATAATGATATCCAGGGGCTATGGATGGAGTGAATTGATCGTCAATAGCTCCAGCCAGTTTTCTTTACGATGTAGGAAATAGCCAAGGAGGGTACATGTCCTTCCTAATTGTAAACTGTTGTCATTGCCTTCCACATTTCCTCAAACATGTTCATGACCGTGAAGGAAGGAACGGAGGAGGAAGTAGaatactaggtaggtaggtaggtaggtactaattCCTAaaagtactaaggtatgtTATGTACTTTTTAAGTTAGGAGAAAGTTACATCTCTTTTGTTATTgtcccccccccccccccctcaAGTTGGTTTTATGTAAAGTAAATGTACctagttaagtttaataatatgtGACTAGAAGCCAATTTTGGCACGTAACTCGCTAGAATTGAGGCAAAGGATGCTCTGGCcatgatgacgaagaaagGCGGTGATGTGATGAGTAGTGCTGTCATTCCCTTTGCTGAAGAGGTCACAATTGTCGCGGCTTGAAAAGTGAAGGGTCATTTGGAAGGTCAGAGCGAAGTTCAAGGCTGGGAGTTGCTCCTTAGTTGAGAACGCATGCCTGGTATGCCATCTACGAACTCATATGGCGGTTCCATCCATACGGGTTCTATGCCTTCACAGAATACGAACAGATAAAAACAACAGCCGCTGCGTTATAGTCCGTTATTGCTAAGTAGGTAGATAAGAAAACGGAAAAAAGAGACGGGGTTTCCGTTGGTAGTCAAGACAGCAGGAGGAAAGACGtatcaacaacaagcttCATTCCCTTAGAACAAGAGACCTCCTTCCTACCTGATCAACGAGGGTCATCCTTCAGATAAGAATCACTCCTCATCGTTAGAAGATATAGAAAGTGCAATCCCTACTACGCTCGATCATAAAAACTCCTCTACTCTCAGCTCagttctcttcttcttcttgttcttccccatcatcttcatccccCGACAAGACATCAGTTGTCTTCCTGCTGTTCTCTTCTCTCGTCACAACACCATTCAGCTCTATCTTGCCACACCTGCTCCTCCATGTCAGCGATTTTCCATTCCTTGTTATTGTGCTTCCGCTCTTTCATCCAGTCCTTTTGGCATCATCTCAGAAGACTAAACGCTGTTGCTTCATCGCCAAGCCATAGCCCGGTTCGACATACACAGCTATGTCTCATCACTGATGATCCTCCTACACCAGGTAAGAACTTCCTTAGTAAGGCAGATCTTATAATGAAAATACTGCAAGATATCTAGAGTGCGCGACGTATGTAGCTTTGTTGCGCGCGGTGAAGAGACAAGTGTCATCCATCTGAGTGGTGAAGCTTTAGGGAGAGGAGTCAGTTacctttttttcccttcGGGGTTTTTCTTGCCTCTACATCTGCTTAGCTGACCCGTAAAGCTCACGTGGGGTTAACAAAAGGAAAAATGTCTTTAGGTTTCGATCCTTCGCCGCTTCTTTTACCTCTGACTTCGCTGCCTACGATACTTTCAGCCCTAGATCAGGGAGTGCGGTTAGGAATTTGTCGCAGAATGTTTCTTTTTAGAAGAAATTGGATATGGAGAGAGGAAGTAGTCGATTGGTTTGTATCTTTGTAGTAAATGGGATGGTGCAATAGAGATGCACCCTCGACTAGATTTCAGTCAACACTATTTGATATTGCAAAGCGATCGTTTACTTTCCTATTTTTGTTCTGTCTTGCTTCATTGACTTGATAGGCCTTAGAATTGGAGTTAAGTGCCTTTACCCGTATGTATTTGCTGCCCTAGGTCGCGATTGTGCCGTTGATCTCTGTCTTCTTCTGTAACCAAACCTCAGCTCCGTCATGTTTCGCCACATCATACATTTCCATCTGCCATAAGTAAGACAGCCTCAAACAGCGGAGGCTCCATCTGTCCATCCTAACCAGCTTCGTCAGTCTCTTCCAATCCATGGTCGCCTTTGTGCTTATATGGCGTAAGATGCGCGACGTTGGGAGCATATCAACTGGCCTGCACTCTTGTTGAACGAAATTCAAGCGTATCCAACAGGACGTTATAAACAAGACAATAACTCGGTCATCCATCAAGTCGAGAGTTGCATCCAAAAACCCAAGATGCCCTGAAATATTAATAGGCATGGTGACATGGAAATTAAGCATTTACCGAAAGGAGCTACCACTCCTTGAACACTGCCCCTTTATAGCTGGTATACTAGTTGATGTCAGTCCTAACTCAACTTGCATAGAAGGCCTTTTTCGTACCATGGGATTTCGATAAGATACACCTGCTGACTTCAGTACTGAATATGGTGGTGCTGGCTTTGGTGATACTTTGGTGGGCCCTTAATGAAGTCGTGGGACAGTCCTTCCAGCACCATATCGTTAATATCGCTTTTTCCAAATGGGGATCAGAGAGAAAGCTTAGCGTGTCGCCAGCATAGAATTGTAGGTACTATTATTGTATTAAAGACCATTTCTACAGCTCTCGGCTTGCCACCGACTTTGGCATATAccctaaggtaggtaggtaccaaAGGATAATAGATCAAGTTGCGTTTACAGCGAGAAGGGAATATTACTAACTACAGTGGACCAGCCGTCAACAACCCCCCAGCTACAACAATCATAAGATTGTTTATCTTCCGTAGTATAGTGGTCAGTATGCAAGCTTGTCACGCTTGAGACCCGGGTTCAATTCCCGGCGGGAGAGTTCCAGCCACCTGCGATACGCAGGATTTGATTTTTTGATGATGGGAACTTACGATAGATACTCTGTGTAAGTTTGGTTGGTTACACTGAGAAAGTGTGTTGAGGCAAACGAGTGCTGATTTGCCCGCGTCTAACGCGCCTAAAATGTGACTGATGTTGACGCGCCCCGCCATTTCAACTGAGGCAACCCAACCTGGACATTTGTTGATGAAACGCGACCTTGCATATTaacatttccatccatcgcGCACTTCAAAAAACCAACTTCATCGGAAAACACAATAGAGGAAAACTGCATGGCTGAAAGAAAGCAACCAAACGGAACTGGAGCTGGGACCGGACAAGTGACGATGTCTGAATACAAGAAGGCTCAAGCCAGAGTTCGGGATTTGGTTGAGAAGCGTAGGGCTCTAGAGCGACGCTTGGTGCGTGATGTTTGAATGTGCTCAATGGTAAATTGCTGACCTGTTAGTAGACACAAGTTGAAGACGGTATCGCACAGAAAGAAACCATCTACCTGGACAGTACACCAAGCGGCAACATCATCACAGGCTTCGACAATTACATGAAAGGCATGAGCGGCGCGGCAGCACAGCGACGAAAGGTTGGCCCGATGGAACAAAATCGAGTCTTTTCGCGATCATCGATCTCATACCGACCAAACAATCTGGTAAGATTGAGACAGTGCTGGTCAACATAAGGGAATGCGACACTAACCATTTCTATAGGAGGGCATCACCCCGGGATCAGGGGGTTCGACACCAGCTGGCGCGACGCCTTCCTCTGCCGCTTTTCGTGACGGACCTTCGAACCATCCGACGCCGACATCTACAACAGCGGCTAAGAATGtgaacaagtcaaagaagaagacggtCGAGCATGAGGATAGTGAAAATGACACATCAACGAGCAAGAAGCGCACGAATTTTGGAGCGCAGCGCAAATAAAATGCACGTAATAATGTAGTGTATAATAGGACTGGGCGTTAAAACATAAGAAATGCGACTGGAAGCGTGGTCTGGATGGCGTTAGGGTACAATGGTAGAATATACTCCTTTCTTGGGGTTGTGGTTTATTACACGTAACAAGGTGCGTTGTCTCTGCTAAGGATATGAGGCCAATCACCGATATACCTAGAAAGCTGAACCGTAGGTAAGCATCTACCGCGGAGCATCATTCGTTGCTGAGATACCAGTATTACGTCTTGGTAATGTAGTTGCAGAGACCGCTTGTAATTGGAATGCTCCCCTTGACAGGCGCCAACGAGAGACATGGAGTGAGCAGCGAGTTAACAGGGAGATCTGGCGGCTTTGCTTTGTGTTTTGGGCAAAGGGTTGTAAATGATCAATGTTGTGGAAGTAAAACATGGCTGGTAACTTAGGCTGGTCTTGACCCGGCCAGCCGGCCAACAAGGTTCATTTGAGGCTGGGACTGCGTGTGTCTACCCCAGTTTGGTACTGAGTTGATGAGCTAGGCCAGATTATGGTGAGCTGACGTTGTTCAAGGCTTATTTATCCCCTAGCGAACATGGATGGTTTCCTGTGGGGGTCTCACTGATTTGGAGAGGGACTGGACGAGTATGGATATGATCATATCCGTATAGATGATTGTGATGGTGGGGGTAGTGAGATTGGATATGATTAAAAAATTACCAGGGAGGGATTTCGATTTCTAGAAAGCCTAGACTAAAATTTTGAATACTAAACGCAGTATCTTGTCCTTAGTGATGATCTCTCTTCTGGTATAGTAGAAGTTAAAAGGTACCATGGTTAGCAGGTAatagaaaaaataacctcctaagtcttaggtcacaaaaataaatagtctaagagctatagcttaaagagcataaagtagtctactaattttgtctcttcgGTATATAGTGGCTAATttttctgacaccctgaggcaTAGTAAAGGAAGGTAGCACGAGTGGTGGATTCAGCGGAAGGGAGGGGCCGAGCGGGCAacggcaacaacaacagcaacaagagcGAGAGGGGGCCAGAGAGGTACAGGCTTCAATTGTACAAAACACTTCCTGgttttcctcttttcaaTCTTTCCAAAACATTGACTTCAATTCcttttcatcttcatcgactACTACCATCTCTCATCCTGGATACTATCTCTAAGATGACAAGACAGGCCACCCGGTTTACACCCGAGGTGC includes:
- a CDS encoding hypothetical protein (BUSCO:59299at5125), producing MAERKQPNGTGAGTGQVTMSEYKKAQARVRDLVEKRRALERRLTQVEDGIAQKETIYLDSTPSGNIITGFDNYMKGMSGAAAQRRKVGPMEQNRVFSRSSISYRPNNLEGITPGSGGSTPAGATPSSAAFRDGPSNHPTPTSTTAAKNVNKSKKKTVEHEDSENDTSTSKKRTNFGAQRK